A region of Anolis carolinensis isolate JA03-04 unplaced genomic scaffold, rAnoCar3.1.pri scaffold_7, whole genome shotgun sequence DNA encodes the following proteins:
- the LOC134293276 gene encoding major royal jelly protein 5-like: MDSINFIAFLVYINSIISKDSTDSIDYIDSVDFIDLIDFVNSMDSIDYIYSVDFIDLIDSIDSIDSIDVTISLVSMGFIVSIDSKDYTDPVDFIDLMNSVDSIDFIVSLVSIDFIVSIDSKDYTDPVDFIDLMNSVDSIDFKVSLVSIDFIVSIDTKDYTVDFIDPMNSMDSIDLIASLISIDFIVSIDSKDYTDPVDFIDLMNSMDSIDFIVSLVSIDFIVSMDSKDYIDPLDSIDLIDSIDLIDSMDSKDYIDPVDFIDLIDSMDSIDFIVSLVSIDFIVSIDTKDYTVNFIDLMNSIDSI, encoded by the coding sequence ATGGACTCCATAAATTTCATAGCCTTCCTAGTCTACATAAATTCCATAATTTCCAAAGACTCTACAGACTCCATAGATTACATAGACTCCGTAGACTTTATAGACCTCATAGACTTCGTCAACTCCATGGATTCCATAGATTACATATACTCTGTAGACTTTATAGACCTCATAGACTCCATAGATTCCATTGACTCCATAGATGTCACAATCTCCCTAGTTTCTATGGGCTTCATAGTTTCCATAGACTCCAAAGATTACACAGACCCTGTAGACTTCATAGACCTCATGAACTCAGTGGACTCCATAGACTTCATAGTCTCCCTAGTCTCAATAGACTTCATAGTTTCCATAGACTCCAAAGATTACACAGACCCTGTAGACTTCATAGACCTCATGAACTCAGTGGACTCCATAGACTTCAAAGTCTCCCTAGTCTCAATAGACTTCATAGTTTCCATAGACACCAAAGATTACACTGTAGACTTTATAGACCCCATGAACTCCATGGACTCCATAGACTTAATAGCCTCCCTAATCTCAATAGACTTCATAGTTTCCATAGACTCCAAAGATTACACAGACCCTGTAGACTTTATAGATCTTATGAACTCCATGGACTCCATAGACTTCATAGTCTCCCTAGTCTCAATAGACTTCATAGTTTCAATGGATTCCAAAGATTACATAGACCCTTTAGACTCTATAGACCTCATAGACTCTATAGACCTCATAGACTCCATGGACTCCAAAGATTACATAGACCCTGTAGACTTTATAGACCTCATAGACTCCATGGACTCCATAGACTTCATAGTCTCCCTAGTCTCAATAGACTTCATAGTTTCCATAGACACCAAAGATTACACTGTAAACTTTATAGACCTCATGAACTCCATAGACTCCATATAG